The nucleotide sequence CTTGCACAGAAGCATCAGGCCACCCCTGCACAGGTGGCTCTGGCATGGCTCCTCAAGCGCTCACGGGTGATCTTGCCGATTCCGGGCACCTCCAGCATCCAGCACCTTGAAGAAAACAGCCAGGCTGCCCAACTGCACCTCTCCGAAGAAGATTTTCAGTGGCTCAATCAACCGCTCCAGACGGTTTGAAGGAGGAATGGAACATGACTGCATCCCAGAAACAATTGAAACTCGGGGCTTTCCTGATGACCGACGGGCACCACATCGCCGCATGGCGTCACCAAGAGGCCAATCCAGAGGCGCACACCAGCTTCCAGCATTTTGTGGACCTCGCCCAGAAAGCCGAAAAAGCCAAATTTGATGCCATCTTTTTTGCCGACTCTGCCGCTGCATGGATTGACGATGAAGGGGTGTTCCAGTACACCTCCAGAGGGGCACACTTTGAACCCGTGACCCTGCTTTCTGCTCTGGCCACCGTGACCCAGAACATCGGCCTGATTGCCACCCAGACCACCACCTACAACGAGCCTTACCATCTGGCACGCAAATTTGCTTCTCTGGACCAGATCAGCGGAGGACGGGCGGGTTGGAATCTGGTGACCTCTGCCAACGCCAGAGAAGCCCTGAACTTCAACCGGGATGAGCACGTCCGTTTCGAGGAACGCTACGACCGGGCACACGAATTTGCTCAGGTGGTGATCGGGCTGTGGGACAGCTGGGAAGACGATGCCTTCATCCGCAATGCCAGCACCGGGCAGTTCTCAGACCCCGAGAAGGTGCATGTGCTCAACCACTCGGGCAAACACTTCAAAGTGAAAGGCCCCCTGAACGTGCCCCGTTCCCTTCAGGGTAGACCCGTGATTGTGCAAGCCGGTTCTTCAGAAGAAGGCAAAGAACTTGCAGCAGCAACCGCAGAAGTGGTGTTCACTGCACAGCAAACGCTTGAAGATGCACAGGCTTTTTACCGGGACCTCAAAGGCCGACTGAAGAAACACGGTCGCCACGAAGACGATTTGAAAATCATGCCCGGCGTGCTGGTCTATGTGGCCCCCACCGAAGAAGAAGCCCGTGCCAAATTCGAATCCATCCAGTCTCTGGTGCTTCCAGAGGTCGGACTGGCACAACTGTCCAGCTTGCTGGGTGTGGACCTCTCTGGACACGATGTGAACGGTCCGGTGCCCGAGTTGCCCCTCACCAACAACAACCGCAGCCGTCAAGGTTTGCTGGTCGAGCAAGCCCGACGCAACAACCTGACCATCCGCGACCTGTACCTTGCAGTCACAGGAGGACGGGGGCACTGGCAGGTGATTGGCACCCCCGAGCAGGTGGCCGACCAGTTGGAAGAACGCTTCCTGAACGGTGCAGCCGATGGTTTCAACGTGATGGGTCCGGTGCTGCCCGGTGGTCTGGACGATTTCATCGAACTGGTGCTCCCAGAGTTGCGCAAACGGGGCCTGTTCCGCACGGAATACGAAGGCACCACCCTCAGGGAAAACCTCGGGCTGAAAAGGCCAGAGAACGTGCACCGGAAAAAAGTTGCAGCTCTGGTTTGAAGTGAACCTTTCACAGTTTTGAGTTCGCAGTGAGAAGAACTCGTGTGACACCCGATCATGCGTGAAATTGAAAGAAGCGTCCTTTTCAGGACGCTTCTTTTGATGCCAGAGCTTTTTGTTTTTGCTCGCTGTAAACTGTTTTCTGCAAAACTAAAACATCTCTGCCCACGGCACATCCATCACCAGAGCCCGCGCAGCCAGCAGCAAGACCGCAAAAGTGAACACCCTGCGCAGGGTGGCTTCCGACCACCCTCGGGTCCAGACCACCCCGGCCCTTGCACCAAAGAACATGGTGACGGCCATCAGGAGGGCGATGGGCCACACCACCTGCTCCTGCAAGGTGAAAACCACCACGGCCACCAGAGAGGAACACACGTTCATCCATTTGGTGCTGGCCACCGCTTCACGCAAGGAGAAACCGAGGGTGTGTTGAAACACCACAGTCAGCAAGGTGACGTACCCTCCGCTGAACAGACCTCCATACACCCCGAGCAGGAATGTTAACGGATGCCCCACCTGTGGACGATACTGAACCTGTGTTGTTCTGATGGGCCTGAGCACCACCACCGCCATAAGCAGCATGGCACCCACCACCACCCCTTTCAGGGCTTTGACCGGCAACCATCCGACCATCAAGGCCCCGAGCAAGGAACCCAGCAACGTCAGGACAGTGAGGGTTTTCAGGCGCTCTGGTTGAATTTCTCCGCCTTTGTGGTACTGCATGGAGGCCCCCAGACTGAGGGCCGTCAGGGCCACCATGTTGCTGGCGATGGCCTCTGGTGCAGACATGCCAAGAAGCAGCATCACCGGAACCGTGATCAGGGAAGTGGCCCCCGTGACCACACTGACCACACTGGTCAGAAAAGCCACCGGAAGCAAAATCAGCAGATCCAGCAAGGTCATTCAGGGTCGGTTTCGGTGGGCAAATCGGCATCCCTCCATGCAGGGAAACCTCCCTGCAACACCTGTGCATCCAGACCGAAAGCCTGCAACTGGTCGCGGGCTTTTTCCCCTCTGGACTGTCCGGGGTGGAACATGTTGCAGTACGGCACGATGGTCCGGTCTGAGGGCAATTCAGCGATGTGCGATTCCAGTTGATCGATGGGGATGTGCAGGGCACCTTTGACATGCCCTGCCTGAAATTCTTCCAGAGAACGCATGTCGATGATGAGGGGATCCTGTTTCTGCAGCAATTTTTGAAGGTCTGCTGGCTCAATGGAGGCTGGCTTTCTGGAGTCACTCATATTGTTTACCAAATTAATCAACTTTTGCATTTTGCACAAGGGGGATGTCTGTATCCACAGAAAACCTTTGAAGTGGAATTCCCATCGGCTTTTCAGGACAAAAGTCCTGTACCTTTTCCTGCGCCTCCCTGAACATGGAAGGGTGAATCACCAACAAGCCCTCCCAAATCCAAAAAAGGGCCAACTGGCCAGAGACCTCTGGGTGGGAGGTG is from Deinococcus misasensis DSM 22328 and encodes:
- a CDS encoding LLM class flavin-dependent oxidoreductase, with the translated sequence MTASQKQLKLGAFLMTDGHHIAAWRHQEANPEAHTSFQHFVDLAQKAEKAKFDAIFFADSAAAWIDDEGVFQYTSRGAHFEPVTLLSALATVTQNIGLIATQTTTYNEPYHLARKFASLDQISGGRAGWNLVTSANAREALNFNRDEHVRFEERYDRAHEFAQVVIGLWDSWEDDAFIRNASTGQFSDPEKVHVLNHSGKHFKVKGPLNVPRSLQGRPVIVQAGSSEEGKELAAATAEVVFTAQQTLEDAQAFYRDLKGRLKKHGRHEDDLKIMPGVLVYVAPTEEEARAKFESIQSLVLPEVGLAQLSSLLGVDLSGHDVNGPVPELPLTNNNRSRQGLLVEQARRNNLTIRDLYLAVTGGRGHWQVIGTPEQVADQLEERFLNGAADGFNVMGPVLPGGLDDFIELVLPELRKRGLFRTEYEGTTLRENLGLKRPENVHRKKVAALV
- a CDS encoding sulfite exporter TauE/SafE family protein, whose protein sequence is MTLLDLLILLPVAFLTSVVSVVTGATSLITVPVMLLLGMSAPEAIASNMVALTALSLGASMQYHKGGEIQPERLKTLTVLTLLGSLLGALMVGWLPVKALKGVVVGAMLLMAVVVLRPIRTTQVQYRPQVGHPLTFLLGVYGGLFSGGYVTLLTVVFQHTLGFSLREAVASTKWMNVCSSLVAVVVFTLQEQVVWPIALLMAVTMFFGARAGVVWTRGWSEATLRRVFTFAVLLLAARALVMDVPWAEMF
- a CDS encoding rhodanese-like domain-containing protein; its protein translation is MSDSRKPASIEPADLQKLLQKQDPLIIDMRSLEEFQAGHVKGALHIPIDQLESHIAELPSDRTIVPYCNMFHPGQSRGEKARDQLQAFGLDAQVLQGGFPAWRDADLPTETDPE